Proteins encoded together in one Cloacibacillus sp. window:
- a CDS encoding calcium-binding protein, with protein MPNSLDVNIREFKTKVRDFYINTYIGSTGVPTNIEGWFWLAAQNQTTSMFPSYTGLLTLAFNARSFAADLESGISIVDKARAIVDQAQSQWYQRYWNLIGPYYSTQEICSMLGLNSMVDFYKRLGIPPAVETAANNYASGQISLDQLRQTMYLDSNEQVQESLQNFGTTIMTRRYFTDNGVLFSNTEVANALKLTAQFYNSLSGTDQVLFESVINALNQANITTVSQVDDFFAVTIYGDGSTYNSIRANSGDTTVSGTSGADLIRGNNANNIIVGGTGNDILEGFGGNDLLQGGEGNDVYLYAPNEGNDTIADVALIGETNKLVFTSGIHPSEITLSRSSDDLVFTLSENRGSVTVQNWFASVVGGTYVMSEVIFDDTNTVWTLSEIEAMLVDLTPAPDQTSHATSRSTSNYQLDRAVMDIAIADMNLNGDCSEQVCESLGYVPAYDSNPVGVSASVSGELLLEDERKTA; from the coding sequence ATGCCCAATTCACTTGATGTAAATATTCGAGAGTTTAAAACAAAGGTGCGAGATTTCTATATCAATACCTATATTGGAAGCACAGGTGTCCCTACTAATATTGAGGGTTGGTTTTGGTTAGCAGCACAAAACCAAACAACCAGTATGTTCCCAAGTTATACGGGCTTACTTACCTTGGCATTTAACGCAAGATCATTCGCAGCCGACCTCGAATCAGGAATTTCAATTGTTGACAAAGCACGAGCAATTGTTGATCAAGCTCAATCGCAATGGTATCAGAGGTACTGGAATCTAATTGGACCATATTATTCCACCCAAGAAATATGTAGTATGCTTGGGCTAAACTCTATGGTTGATTTTTATAAGAGATTGGGTATTCCACCAGCAGTAGAAACAGCAGCTAACAATTATGCTTCCGGGCAAATTTCGCTTGATCAATTGCGTCAAACTATGTATTTAGATTCAAACGAACAAGTACAAGAATCCTTACAGAATTTTGGAACGACAATCATGACCAGACGGTATTTTACTGATAATGGCGTTTTATTTTCCAATACGGAAGTAGCAAACGCTTTGAAATTAACAGCTCAGTTTTATAACTCGTTATCAGGTACAGACCAAGTGCTGTTTGAAAGTGTTATAAATGCACTAAACCAAGCAAATATTACAACTGTATCCCAAGTGGATGATTTTTTCGCTGTAACTATCTATGGCGATGGAAGTACCTATAATTCAATCCGAGCGAATTCAGGTGACACAACAGTATCAGGAACATCTGGCGCTGACTTAATTCGTGGGAATAACGCAAATAACATCATTGTTGGTGGAACTGGCAATGATATCCTCGAGGGCTTTGGAGGGAATGATTTGCTTCAAGGTGGGGAAGGAAATGATGTTTATCTTTATGCGCCAAATGAAGGCAACGATACGATAGCAGATGTTGCGCTTATCGGAGAGACCAATAAATTGGTTTTTACATCAGGAATCCACCCCAGCGAGATAACGTTATCGCGTAGTTCTGATGATCTGGTATTTACACTGAGTGAGAACAGAGGGAGCGTAACGGTGCAGAACTGGTTTGCGTCAGTAGTTGGCGGAACATATGTGATGTCTGAAGTTATATTCGATGATACTAACACTGTATGGACTCTCTCTGAGATCGAAGCAATGTTGGTTGATCTGACACCTGCCCCAGATCAAACTTCGCACGCCACCAGTCGTAGCACTTCAAACTACCAACTTGACAGAGCCGTAATGGACATTGCAATCGCCGACATGAATCTGAATGGCGATTGCAGCGAACAGGTCTGTGAATCGCTAGGCTATGTACCGGCTTACGACAGTAACCCAGTAGGAGTTTCCGCAAGCGTGAGCGGCGAGTTGCTTCTGGAAGACGAGAGAAAGACCGCCTAA
- a CDS encoding type I secretion system permease/ATPase: MKNITEQMEPPINDTEPKGSVSSIDLALTCLTTAAKMHGLPVELEGLKRAFPCTDATPVSITVLRAAKKIGLKAALLNIKPDRLDFYPKPAILLFPSNRTYLLIRLDYPKGEDAAQAEKIAPARLLLFNPKDYKPLLMSYEDFVKQWEGQIIPLKKRFSVKEAGRKFNISWFLPVILRFKNHLLEVFIASLFLQLFALITPLFTQVIIDKVLVHKGVSTLHILVIGLVLIAVFEMALDVSRTYLFKHTTNRVDVILGMKLFKHLLSLPVPFFENRTVGTTIARVRELETIRSFMTGTALTVVLDLIFTVIFIAVMFFYSPKLTLISLLAFPFFIALSVFVTPIIRARLNVKFACNAESQSYLVETITGIQTVKSLAIEPQLNMKWEGLLSNYVTASFRAGFLSSVSGSAARMIQKLSSLSILFFGATMVMKGEFTVGQLVAFQMLSGRVTEPIIRLATLWQDFQQVSVSIERLGDVLNFPGELDSSPGRSTLGRIKGQVTFDHVSFRYRLDGPPILDDIDIVGRSGSGKSTLSKLIQRFYVPQQGRVLIDGIDLSQVDPVWLRRQIGVVLQENFLFAGSIRDNIAAVDTAASLEQVINAARLAGAHEFILELPDGYDTQVGERGASLSGGQRQRIAIARTLLTDPRILILDEATSALDYESERIIQVNLKKICENRTVFIIAHRLSTVQNADCIITMDKGRIIEKGTHLELLRTEGLYSFLHSQQALLDLPARRNGNGGRA; encoded by the coding sequence ATGAAAAACATCACAGAACAGATGGAACCTCCCATTAACGATACGGAGCCGAAAGGCTCCGTATCGTCTATAGATCTGGCGCTTACCTGTCTTACGACCGCAGCAAAAATGCACGGGTTGCCAGTAGAACTTGAAGGGCTGAAAAGAGCTTTTCCCTGCACAGACGCCACGCCTGTGTCAATAACAGTGCTTCGTGCGGCCAAGAAAATAGGCTTGAAGGCCGCGTTATTAAATATCAAACCGGATAGGCTGGATTTTTACCCAAAACCCGCAATTTTGCTTTTCCCAAGCAATAGGACATACTTGCTGATACGCCTTGATTATCCAAAGGGAGAAGATGCCGCTCAGGCAGAAAAGATTGCGCCGGCGCGTCTGCTTCTGTTCAATCCAAAGGATTATAAGCCGCTGCTTATGTCATATGAAGACTTTGTTAAACAATGGGAAGGTCAGATTATACCTCTGAAAAAACGTTTTTCGGTTAAAGAAGCAGGGAGAAAGTTCAACATCAGTTGGTTCTTGCCTGTGATTTTACGTTTTAAGAACCATCTGCTCGAAGTATTTATCGCCTCTTTATTCTTGCAGCTATTTGCCCTGATCACTCCGTTGTTTACGCAGGTAATAATCGATAAGGTACTGGTTCACAAAGGAGTCTCTACGCTTCACATTCTTGTAATAGGACTGGTTCTGATCGCTGTATTTGAAATGGCGCTCGACGTCAGCAGAACATATCTTTTCAAACACACTACGAACAGAGTCGACGTAATATTGGGAATGAAACTGTTCAAGCACTTATTATCTCTGCCCGTGCCATTTTTTGAAAACCGTACTGTAGGAACAACTATCGCAAGAGTTCGCGAACTGGAGACTATACGCTCATTCATGACGGGGACGGCCCTTACAGTTGTCTTAGATTTGATCTTCACCGTAATTTTCATCGCCGTGATGTTTTTCTACAGCCCCAAACTTACCTTGATCTCGTTGCTGGCGTTCCCATTTTTTATTGCCTTGTCCGTCTTTGTCACTCCCATCATCCGCGCTAGACTTAACGTTAAATTTGCGTGCAATGCAGAATCTCAGTCGTATCTGGTTGAGACGATCACCGGCATTCAGACGGTAAAAAGTCTGGCCATTGAACCACAACTCAACATGAAATGGGAGGGACTGCTTTCTAACTACGTTACGGCGTCTTTTCGCGCCGGGTTCTTAAGTTCTGTTTCAGGGAGCGCGGCGCGGATGATACAAAAGTTATCCAGCCTCTCAATTCTCTTTTTCGGCGCGACAATGGTAATGAAGGGGGAATTTACGGTGGGGCAGTTGGTTGCCTTTCAGATGCTATCCGGACGCGTAACCGAACCCATCATTCGTCTTGCCACTCTGTGGCAGGATTTTCAACAGGTAAGTGTATCTATAGAGCGTCTAGGCGACGTGTTGAACTTCCCTGGCGAGCTGGACAGTTCTCCGGGAAGAAGCACATTGGGACGAATCAAAGGCCAGGTTACATTTGATCATGTCTCATTCCGCTATCGGCTCGACGGTCCGCCCATATTGGATGACATCGACATCGTCGGGAGGTCTGGCTCTGGAAAAAGTACTTTGTCAAAGTTAATTCAGCGTTTCTACGTCCCTCAGCAAGGACGCGTGCTGATCGATGGCATTGACCTGTCACAGGTAGATCCCGTCTGGCTGCGACGGCAAATTGGTGTTGTGCTGCAAGAAAATTTCCTGTTTGCCGGAAGTATTCGAGATAATATCGCCGCTGTTGACACAGCAGCTTCGCTAGAGCAGGTGATCAACGCTGCGAGGTTGGCGGGAGCACACGAGTTTATCCTTGAACTACCGGACGGTTACGATACGCAGGTTGGAGAGAGGGGGGCTTCGCTTTCAGGTGGACAGCGCCAGCGAATCGCGATAGCCAGGACGTTGTTGACCGATCCAAGAATACTGATACTCGACGAGGCCACTAGTGCGTTAGATTATGAGTCCGAGCGTATCATTCAAGTCAATCTCAAAAAGATATGTGAAAACAGGACTGTCTTTATCATCGCTCACAGGCTCTCCACAGTGCAGAACGCAGACTGTATTATCACAATGGATAAAGGACGGATCATCGAGAAGGGAACGCATCTGGAGCTCTTACGTACCGAGGGCTTATATAGCTTTTTACACAGCCAGCAAGCGTTACTAGACCTACCGGCAAGGAGGAACGGCAATGGCGGCAGAGCATAA